The Montipora foliosa isolate CH-2021 chromosome 14, ASM3666993v2, whole genome shotgun sequence genome window below encodes:
- the LOC137985073 gene encoding adenosine receptor A2b-like — MNNFSAIINISATLSTLQPTSTTNVFASRNVQAYLSNATNNSVNVEEKKGESVNRLLFALVLQSVIVLIFLGNALVLAALTCYRKWTTPDVFLFSLSSADLLDCVVAIEIITVVKYFLGRPMGKLKCDVFVALIYIFRTASATTVTGIALERAILFIYPLWHHTSVTVPRTKKVVAGIWSFSIVCGLLPFIGVGHSGFHNGVCYSQIYNLGMEYAILIEVYGAVMLLAVFASYFAVKLSGKLFIQRQTFMAGCGEIRQRSQCVQKSGSIPRSASGTQNVRKTTVMMEIVVITYYISWLPFLLNNLYCLIVKKQPSTKIVLFTSMISLLHAFANPLLYGWMCQRYRRGYYFVLKKAWRICGGHRLPRRSLCKSRRLYTMTKVTRQLSAADITIQGSRLPLPLTELVPAAIEKK; from the exons ATGAATAACTTTTCAGCCATAATTAATATCTCGGCAACATTATCTACACTTCAACCAACTTCAACGACAAATGTATTCGCAAGTCGAAACGTTCAAGCATATTTGAGCAATGCAACAAACAATTCTGTTAATGTGGAAGAGAAGAAGGGCGAGAGTGTCAACAGGTTACTGTTCGCTTTGGTTCTTCAGTCCGTCATCGTACTAATTTTTCTCGGCAACGCCTTGGTCCTTGCGGCGCTAACGTGTTACCGAAAGTGGACAACACCAGATGTTTTTCTGTTCTCACTTTCTTCAGCAGATCTTTTAGACTGCGTTGTCGCGATCGAGATCATAACTGTCGTCAAATATTTTCTGGGACGCCCAATGGGGAAACTAAAGTGCGATGTGTTTGTCGCTTTGATATATATTTTTCGCACGGCTTCGGCTACAACAGTGACTGGGATCGCACTGGAGCGCgccattttatttatttaccccCTTTGGCACCATACTTCGGTAACAGTACCTCGTACAAAAAAAGTCGTGGCTGGCATTTGGTCTTTTTCAATCGTCTGCGGCTTGCTACCTTTTATCGGAGTTGGCCATTCGGGATTTCATAATGGCGTATGCTATTCCCAGATCTACAACTTGGGTATGGAATACGCCATCCTGATCGAGGTTTACGGCGCTGTTATGTTACTGGCAGTTTTCGCATCATATTTCGCAGTGAAGCTCTCCGGAAAACTGTTTATCCAGAGACAGACGTTCATGGCAGGGTGTGGAGAGATTAGACAACGATCGCAGTGTGTGCAAAAGAGCGGGAGCATTCCCAGGAGCGCGAGCGGCACGCAGAACGTGAGAAAGACTACAGTAATGATGGAGATAGTGGTTATCACATATTACATCAGCTGGTTGCCATTTCTg CTCAACAATTTATACTGCTTGATAGTAAAAAAACAGCCATCAACAAAAATTGTTCTgttcacaagtatgatttcttTGCTTCACGCTTTCGCTAATCCATTACTGTACGGATGGATGTGTCAGCGGTACAGGCGTGGCTATTACTTCGTTCTCAAAAAGGCGTGGCGTATCTGTGGAGGTCACCGTCTTCCCAGGAGATCCCTCT GCAAGTCTCGCCGATTGTACACCATGACGAAAGTGACTAGACAGCTGTCTGCTGCAGACATCACTATCCAGGGTAGTAGACTGCCATTGCCACTTACAGAACTTGTCCCTGCTGCGATCGAGAAGAAATGA
- the LOC137985074 gene encoding uncharacterized protein: MIRVGSLVRRLTFFVWTLHLSTRMLSATHDGRYGKYFPRKLNAEVTQRGPRRNGILESVQTFPTPTAPAPLGNENTITSVRPTEHLTKPYPLKAKFAVKAKFSSVIKDHPVTSNDPGISKSINGPHNLVSYSLDPPNSFPQPTSIPAIDTLSATLPTPMGSIEREMNDVGMPFTMPPITNEMSNEEKIPGLEGISTVEPIPLDFAEESPWERSNATTGAVTAVTSSHFHAENARRRDNVAVKLRHQTALSTFHSASLKFGTKGQRNSNLLKVVDKHRKPAGYSKSLPINRESKKRVYIPPPKPIDPIQPLLKDFQKEKDVGDIAVHVLDFETIKPHEAIDEKLLSVNTQPEIGPIQEHLKTDPLDTIEPIENHQI, from the exons ATGATAAGAGTTGGCTCGTTGGTCAGAAGGCTAACATTTTTTGTTTGGACTCTTCACTTATCGACCCGG ATGTTATCAGCCACTCATGATGGGCGATACGGAAAATATTTCCCTCGCAAGTTGA ATGCAGAAGTCACACAAAGGGGACCTCGCCGCAATGGAATCTTGGAGAGTGTTCAAACGTTCCCAACACCGACTGCCCCAGCTCCTCTCGGGAACGAAAATACAATTACTAGCGTCAGACCTACAGAGCACTTAACAAAGCCTTACCCCTTGAAAGCAAAGTTTGCCGTTAAAGCGAAATTTTCTTCTGTTATTAAAGACCATCCTGTGACTAGCAATGATCCAGGAATTTCAAAGTCAATAAATGGACCACACAATCTGGTTTCCTACTCACTTGATCCCCCGAACAGTTTTCCTCAGCCGACAAGTATTCCGGCAATCGATACTTTGTCGGCAACTTTGCCGACGCCTATGGGTTCAATTGAGAGGGAAATGAATGACGTAGGTATGCCATTCACGATGCCACCAATCACGAATGAGATGAGCAATGAAGAGAAGATACCCGGACTAGAGGGAATTTCAACTGTGGAGCCAATACCGCTCGACTTTGCAGAGGAATCTCCTTGGGAAAGAAGTAACGCAACGACTGGTGCCGTCACTGCCGTGACATCTAGTCATTTTCATGCAGAAAATGCAAGACGGCGAGATAATGTTGCCGTGAAGCTGCGACACCAGACAGCTTTATCCACATTTCATTCGGCATCTTTGAAATTTGGGACGAAAGGCCAAAGAAACAGCAATCTTCTTAAAGTCGTTGACAAACATAGAAAACCCGCTGGTTATTCGAAGTCACTTCCCATCAATAGGGAGTCGAAGAAAAGGGTGTATATTCCCCCTCCGAAACCGATCGATCCCATCCAGCCGTTACTGAAAGATTTTCAGAAAGAGAAGGACGTGGGTGATATAGCAGTACATGTTTTAGACTTTGAAACAATAAAACCGCATGAAGCAATTGATGAGAAATTGTTATCTGTAAATACACAGCCTGAGATCGGACCAATCCAAGAGCATTTGAAGACAGATCCACTGGATACAATAGAACCAATTGAAAATCATCAAATTTAG
- the LOC137985070 gene encoding coiled-coil domain-containing protein 14-like isoform X1 translates to MKNGMTSHQCNGNHIPHWDCKSSGMGSLELKKFFTLKDKIGLFGSISGSQLVQTEKKCAALKGQWPVKKVLKERINPRTASKASLVARGLASNSKPPAAVKRPLKGQKGHQRPAKDSKPGYALYTSDSEDQASAVDRGLNRCAALLSNIMDNEDKVTSKRVSAVKPTKSNIKRAPTSHSTLRSGKQDAQKTNTMSGRVVIPTARPDDKANPSPSRSQEETNQAFATTYNDRLVSSTPVPTVEERQKRQQLQIREAQLQQEILQLKERYELLQRQQSPSHHEEQKLLLQNSMMQQLENHQKSEDKLPRNTVTKHSLEGQSFIGSRGEKLSDSSPQRSSARRSLDYSGFHVEKDLGGVNSLKNNLSEFQSGLTNKLLREGRKTDVAKQFDDDSMTQKVDSSVPKKRVRIVSPVTATSVRMGDETLSSPVFQENLSGVHVRVSSSDADPIHEQVTPSTPSPPSRHSSNSVRSRDTMAPSSADNHFRMIQYLVDELRALIGNTGDLEVDRLLTEIDDAVKLLPFLVEKDKTATASRDIEQALQPYKVENDQLRRRLLIAHQKLKEGSLKKYEDKSSVKTDLAFELAACRSVNGVLQKQLTEEKNNKEMIIRHRDQLSQNLSELQEEKKKFLDILSNKGQDFLRLKREWQQDTSKLTVENKKLQADLEALQLSTEAEKKEISILNLSLKQKDAEIDRLKELTGGLQQSLTRLLSDIQQFQPKDFLKTGLLHTKGIAFDGLDERIGSSTKTTGQTTALKLLPLDDVPFAERRDGNSSTPNTASSAGNPSTVGRNEEFLLNETRNRRSVAQRKHLRFADGPSSHPKPEFSLTSGLSPEAVKGSEGSVEFFEGSSNTDSFSSPSVLEIKDLEDVQIDGEVSPLSSGEDEDFRKGLENLDANIARIQKSLRETALKT, encoded by the exons ATGAAAAATGGCATGACGTCTCACCAATGTAATGGGAATCACATCCCGCACTGGGATTGTAAATCATCTGGTATGGGATCTTTGGAGCTGAAAAAATTCTTCACTTTAAAAGACAAAATTG GTTTATTCGGGTCCATATCTGGATCCCAGCTGGTTCAAACCGAGAAGAAGTGTGCTGCATTGAAAGGGCAGTGGCCTGTAAAGAAAGTTCTAAAAGAAAGAATAAATCCCAGAACA gCATCCAAGGCATCTTTAGTTGCACGAGGCCTGGCTTCAAATTCAAAGCCTCCAGCTGCAGTCAAAAG ACCTCTTAAAGGCCAGAAAGGCCATCAAAGACCAGCAAAGGATTCAAAACCTGGCTACGCTCTTTACACCTCAGACTCAGAAGATCAG GCATCTGCTGTTGATCGAGGTCTTAACAGGTGTGCGGCTTTGCTGTCAAACATAATGGATAATGAAGATAAAG TTACATCAAAGAGAGTTAGTGCGGTAAAACCAACCAAGTCAAACATCAAGAGAGCTCCAACATCTCACTCCACGCTCAGATCAGGAAAGCAAGATGCtcaaaaaacaaatacaatgaGTGGACGAGTGGTGATTCCTACTGCGAGGCCTGATGATAAAG CCAATCCATCCCCATCACGATCTCAAGAAGAAACCAACCAAGCATTTGCAACAACATACAATGACCGGCTGGTGTCGTCAACACCTGTCCCGACAGTTGAAGAGCGACAGAAGCGTCAGCAGCTGCAGATACGAGAGGCACAACTTCAGCAAGAAATATTGCAATTAAAGGAACGTTATGAGCTGCTACAG CGACAGCAAAGCCCGAGTCATCACGAGGAGCAAAAGCTACTGCTACAAAACTCCATGATgcaacaactggaaaatcatCAAAAAAGTGAAGATAAATTGCCACGGAACACTGTGACGAAGCATTCATTGGAAGGACAATCATTTATTGGCTCTAGAGGTGAAAAACTTTCAGATTCTTCACCGCAAAGATCTTCGGCAAGAAGAAGTCTGGATTATTCTGGGTTTCATGTCGAGAAAGATTTAGGAGGGGTCAATTCTTTGAAGAATAATTTAAGCGAATTTCAATCAGGCTTAACAAATAAATTACTTAGAGAAGGACGCAAAACAGATGTTGCAAAACAGTTTGATGATGATTCTATGACACAAAAGGTCGACTCTTCAGTACCAAAAAAACGAGTTCGAATTGTTTCGCCCGTTACTGCAACTTCTGTGCGCATGGGCGACGAAACACTTTCAAGTCCAGTTTTTCAGGAAAATCTGTCAGGTGTCCACGTACGTGTCAGCTCTTCAGATGCAGACCCAATACATGAACAGGTTACTCCGTCTACACCAAGCCCACCGAGTAGACACAGCTCCAATTCTGTAAGGTCAAGAGATACAATGGCACCATCTTCTGCAGACAACCATTTCCGGATGATTCAATATTTGGTAGATGAACTAAGAGCTCTCATTGGAAACACTG GTGACTTGGAAGTTGACCGTCTGTTAACTGAAATAGACGACGCAGTTAAACTGCTTCCATTTCTGGTGGAGAAGGACAAAACAGCGACTGCTTCACGGGACATCGAACAAGCTTTACAACCATACAAGGTCGAAAATGATCAATTACGAAG AAGGCTTCTGATAGCCCACCAAAAGCTTAAAGAAGGTTCCTTAAAGAAGTACGAAGACAAGTCTTCCGTGAAGACAGACTTAGCTTTTGAAT TGGCAGCTTGCAGATCTGTAAATGGTGTTTTACAAAAGCAACTCACAGAAGAGAAAAATAACAAGGAGATGATAATTAGACACAGAGATCAACTATCTCAG AATCTAAGCGAACTtcaagaagaaaagaagaagttTTTGGATATTTTATCAAACAAG GGACAAGACTTCCTGCGATTAAAACGAGAATGGCAACAAGATACGTCAAAATTGACAGTAG aaaacaAGAAGCTACAAGCAGACCTTGAAGCTCTTCAGCTGTCTACCGAAGCGGAAAAGAAAGAGATCAGTATATTGAACCtttctttgaaacaaaaagacgCAGAAATCGACAGGCTTAAAGAGCTGACCGG AGGTCTCCAACAATCCTTGACTCGCTTATTGTCGGACATACAACAATTTCAGCCAAAGGACTTCCTAAAGACCGGCTTGTTACATACTAAGGGCATTGCATTTGATGGCTTGGATGAACGCATTGGAAGCAGCACCAAGACTAC AGGGCAAACAACTGCCTTGAAGCTACTACCTCTTGATGATGTGCCGTTTGCAGAGCGACGTGATGGTAATTCTTCAACTCCAAATACGGCATCGTCCGCTGGAAACCCTTCGACAGTTGGCCGAAATGAGGAGTTTTTATTAAATGAAACGCGAAATCGTCGTTCTGTTGcgcaaagaaaacatttgcgTTTTGCTGATGGACCATCGTCACATCCGAAGCCCGAGTTCTCGTTAACCAGCGGACTCTCCCCTGAAGCTGTTAAGGGAAGCGAGGGTTCGGTAGAGTTTTTCGAGGGGTCTTCTAATACAGACAGCTTCAGTTCGCCCAGTGTGTTGGAGATAAAGGATTTAGAAGACGTGCAAATAGATGGCGAAGTATCGCCTCTTTCGTCAGGAGAGGATGAAGATTTCAGGAAAGGACTCGAGAATCTCGACGCCAACATAGCAAGAATACAGAAAAGTTTGCGAGAAACtgctttgaaaacatga
- the LOC137985070 gene encoding coiled-coil domain-containing protein 14-like isoform X3: protein MRSIFLSKASKASLVARGLASNSKPPAAVKRPLKGQKGHQRPAKDSKPGYALYTSDSEDQASAVDRGLNRCAALLSNIMDNEDKVTSKRVSAVKPTKSNIKRAPTSHSTLRSGKQDAQKTNTMSGRVVIPTARPDDKANPSPSRSQEETNQAFATTYNDRLVSSTPVPTVEERQKRQQLQIREAQLQQEILQLKERYELLQRQQSPSHHEEQKLLLQNSMMQQLENHQKSEDKLPRNTVTKHSLEGQSFIGSRGEKLSDSSPQRSSARRSLDYSGFHVEKDLGGVNSLKNNLSEFQSGLTNKLLREGRKTDVAKQFDDDSMTQKVDSSVPKKRVRIVSPVTATSVRMGDETLSSPVFQENLSGVHVRVSSSDADPIHEQVTPSTPSPPSRHSSNSVRSRDTMAPSSADNHFRMIQYLVDELRALIGNTGDLEVDRLLTEIDDAVKLLPFLVEKDKTATASRDIEQALQPYKVENDQLRRRLLIAHQKLKEGSLKKYEDKSSVKTDLAFELAACRSVNGVLQKQLTEEKNNKEMIIRHRDQLSQNLSELQEEKKKFLDILSNKGQDFLRLKREWQQDTSKLTVENKKLQADLEALQLSTEAEKKEISILNLSLKQKDAEIDRLKELTGGLQQSLTRLLSDIQQFQPKDFLKTGLLHTKGIAFDGLDERIGSSTKTTGQTTALKLLPLDDVPFAERRDGNSSTPNTASSAGNPSTVGRNEEFLLNETRNRRSVAQRKHLRFADGPSSHPKPEFSLTSGLSPEAVKGSEGSVEFFEGSSNTDSFSSPSVLEIKDLEDVQIDGEVSPLSSGEDEDFRKGLENLDANIARIQKSLRETALKT, encoded by the exons ATGCgatctatttttctttccaaggCATCCAAGGCATCTTTAGTTGCACGAGGCCTGGCTTCAAATTCAAAGCCTCCAGCTGCAGTCAAAAG ACCTCTTAAAGGCCAGAAAGGCCATCAAAGACCAGCAAAGGATTCAAAACCTGGCTACGCTCTTTACACCTCAGACTCAGAAGATCAG GCATCTGCTGTTGATCGAGGTCTTAACAGGTGTGCGGCTTTGCTGTCAAACATAATGGATAATGAAGATAAAG TTACATCAAAGAGAGTTAGTGCGGTAAAACCAACCAAGTCAAACATCAAGAGAGCTCCAACATCTCACTCCACGCTCAGATCAGGAAAGCAAGATGCtcaaaaaacaaatacaatgaGTGGACGAGTGGTGATTCCTACTGCGAGGCCTGATGATAAAG CCAATCCATCCCCATCACGATCTCAAGAAGAAACCAACCAAGCATTTGCAACAACATACAATGACCGGCTGGTGTCGTCAACACCTGTCCCGACAGTTGAAGAGCGACAGAAGCGTCAGCAGCTGCAGATACGAGAGGCACAACTTCAGCAAGAAATATTGCAATTAAAGGAACGTTATGAGCTGCTACAG CGACAGCAAAGCCCGAGTCATCACGAGGAGCAAAAGCTACTGCTACAAAACTCCATGATgcaacaactggaaaatcatCAAAAAAGTGAAGATAAATTGCCACGGAACACTGTGACGAAGCATTCATTGGAAGGACAATCATTTATTGGCTCTAGAGGTGAAAAACTTTCAGATTCTTCACCGCAAAGATCTTCGGCAAGAAGAAGTCTGGATTATTCTGGGTTTCATGTCGAGAAAGATTTAGGAGGGGTCAATTCTTTGAAGAATAATTTAAGCGAATTTCAATCAGGCTTAACAAATAAATTACTTAGAGAAGGACGCAAAACAGATGTTGCAAAACAGTTTGATGATGATTCTATGACACAAAAGGTCGACTCTTCAGTACCAAAAAAACGAGTTCGAATTGTTTCGCCCGTTACTGCAACTTCTGTGCGCATGGGCGACGAAACACTTTCAAGTCCAGTTTTTCAGGAAAATCTGTCAGGTGTCCACGTACGTGTCAGCTCTTCAGATGCAGACCCAATACATGAACAGGTTACTCCGTCTACACCAAGCCCACCGAGTAGACACAGCTCCAATTCTGTAAGGTCAAGAGATACAATGGCACCATCTTCTGCAGACAACCATTTCCGGATGATTCAATATTTGGTAGATGAACTAAGAGCTCTCATTGGAAACACTG GTGACTTGGAAGTTGACCGTCTGTTAACTGAAATAGACGACGCAGTTAAACTGCTTCCATTTCTGGTGGAGAAGGACAAAACAGCGACTGCTTCACGGGACATCGAACAAGCTTTACAACCATACAAGGTCGAAAATGATCAATTACGAAG AAGGCTTCTGATAGCCCACCAAAAGCTTAAAGAAGGTTCCTTAAAGAAGTACGAAGACAAGTCTTCCGTGAAGACAGACTTAGCTTTTGAAT TGGCAGCTTGCAGATCTGTAAATGGTGTTTTACAAAAGCAACTCACAGAAGAGAAAAATAACAAGGAGATGATAATTAGACACAGAGATCAACTATCTCAG AATCTAAGCGAACTtcaagaagaaaagaagaagttTTTGGATATTTTATCAAACAAG GGACAAGACTTCCTGCGATTAAAACGAGAATGGCAACAAGATACGTCAAAATTGACAGTAG aaaacaAGAAGCTACAAGCAGACCTTGAAGCTCTTCAGCTGTCTACCGAAGCGGAAAAGAAAGAGATCAGTATATTGAACCtttctttgaaacaaaaagacgCAGAAATCGACAGGCTTAAAGAGCTGACCGG AGGTCTCCAACAATCCTTGACTCGCTTATTGTCGGACATACAACAATTTCAGCCAAAGGACTTCCTAAAGACCGGCTTGTTACATACTAAGGGCATTGCATTTGATGGCTTGGATGAACGCATTGGAAGCAGCACCAAGACTAC AGGGCAAACAACTGCCTTGAAGCTACTACCTCTTGATGATGTGCCGTTTGCAGAGCGACGTGATGGTAATTCTTCAACTCCAAATACGGCATCGTCCGCTGGAAACCCTTCGACAGTTGGCCGAAATGAGGAGTTTTTATTAAATGAAACGCGAAATCGTCGTTCTGTTGcgcaaagaaaacatttgcgTTTTGCTGATGGACCATCGTCACATCCGAAGCCCGAGTTCTCGTTAACCAGCGGACTCTCCCCTGAAGCTGTTAAGGGAAGCGAGGGTTCGGTAGAGTTTTTCGAGGGGTCTTCTAATACAGACAGCTTCAGTTCGCCCAGTGTGTTGGAGATAAAGGATTTAGAAGACGTGCAAATAGATGGCGAAGTATCGCCTCTTTCGTCAGGAGAGGATGAAGATTTCAGGAAAGGACTCGAGAATCTCGACGCCAACATAGCAAGAATACAGAAAAGTTTGCGAGAAACtgctttgaaaacatga
- the LOC137985070 gene encoding coiled-coil domain-containing protein 14-like isoform X2, whose amino-acid sequence MAVNSAKNTSKRPTEVMELKQGMKYKVPSKASKASLVARGLASNSKPPAAVKRPLKGQKGHQRPAKDSKPGYALYTSDSEDQASAVDRGLNRCAALLSNIMDNEDKVTSKRVSAVKPTKSNIKRAPTSHSTLRSGKQDAQKTNTMSGRVVIPTARPDDKANPSPSRSQEETNQAFATTYNDRLVSSTPVPTVEERQKRQQLQIREAQLQQEILQLKERYELLQRQQSPSHHEEQKLLLQNSMMQQLENHQKSEDKLPRNTVTKHSLEGQSFIGSRGEKLSDSSPQRSSARRSLDYSGFHVEKDLGGVNSLKNNLSEFQSGLTNKLLREGRKTDVAKQFDDDSMTQKVDSSVPKKRVRIVSPVTATSVRMGDETLSSPVFQENLSGVHVRVSSSDADPIHEQVTPSTPSPPSRHSSNSVRSRDTMAPSSADNHFRMIQYLVDELRALIGNTGDLEVDRLLTEIDDAVKLLPFLVEKDKTATASRDIEQALQPYKVENDQLRRRLLIAHQKLKEGSLKKYEDKSSVKTDLAFELAACRSVNGVLQKQLTEEKNNKEMIIRHRDQLSQNLSELQEEKKKFLDILSNKGQDFLRLKREWQQDTSKLTVENKKLQADLEALQLSTEAEKKEISILNLSLKQKDAEIDRLKELTGGLQQSLTRLLSDIQQFQPKDFLKTGLLHTKGIAFDGLDERIGSSTKTTGQTTALKLLPLDDVPFAERRDGNSSTPNTASSAGNPSTVGRNEEFLLNETRNRRSVAQRKHLRFADGPSSHPKPEFSLTSGLSPEAVKGSEGSVEFFEGSSNTDSFSSPSVLEIKDLEDVQIDGEVSPLSSGEDEDFRKGLENLDANIARIQKSLRETALKT is encoded by the exons ATGGCGGTTAATAGCGCCAAAAACACGAGTAAAAGGCCAACTGAGGTTATGGAATTAAAACAGGGAATGAAATACAAAGTTCCATCAAAG gCATCCAAGGCATCTTTAGTTGCACGAGGCCTGGCTTCAAATTCAAAGCCTCCAGCTGCAGTCAAAAG ACCTCTTAAAGGCCAGAAAGGCCATCAAAGACCAGCAAAGGATTCAAAACCTGGCTACGCTCTTTACACCTCAGACTCAGAAGATCAG GCATCTGCTGTTGATCGAGGTCTTAACAGGTGTGCGGCTTTGCTGTCAAACATAATGGATAATGAAGATAAAG TTACATCAAAGAGAGTTAGTGCGGTAAAACCAACCAAGTCAAACATCAAGAGAGCTCCAACATCTCACTCCACGCTCAGATCAGGAAAGCAAGATGCtcaaaaaacaaatacaatgaGTGGACGAGTGGTGATTCCTACTGCGAGGCCTGATGATAAAG CCAATCCATCCCCATCACGATCTCAAGAAGAAACCAACCAAGCATTTGCAACAACATACAATGACCGGCTGGTGTCGTCAACACCTGTCCCGACAGTTGAAGAGCGACAGAAGCGTCAGCAGCTGCAGATACGAGAGGCACAACTTCAGCAAGAAATATTGCAATTAAAGGAACGTTATGAGCTGCTACAG CGACAGCAAAGCCCGAGTCATCACGAGGAGCAAAAGCTACTGCTACAAAACTCCATGATgcaacaactggaaaatcatCAAAAAAGTGAAGATAAATTGCCACGGAACACTGTGACGAAGCATTCATTGGAAGGACAATCATTTATTGGCTCTAGAGGTGAAAAACTTTCAGATTCTTCACCGCAAAGATCTTCGGCAAGAAGAAGTCTGGATTATTCTGGGTTTCATGTCGAGAAAGATTTAGGAGGGGTCAATTCTTTGAAGAATAATTTAAGCGAATTTCAATCAGGCTTAACAAATAAATTACTTAGAGAAGGACGCAAAACAGATGTTGCAAAACAGTTTGATGATGATTCTATGACACAAAAGGTCGACTCTTCAGTACCAAAAAAACGAGTTCGAATTGTTTCGCCCGTTACTGCAACTTCTGTGCGCATGGGCGACGAAACACTTTCAAGTCCAGTTTTTCAGGAAAATCTGTCAGGTGTCCACGTACGTGTCAGCTCTTCAGATGCAGACCCAATACATGAACAGGTTACTCCGTCTACACCAAGCCCACCGAGTAGACACAGCTCCAATTCTGTAAGGTCAAGAGATACAATGGCACCATCTTCTGCAGACAACCATTTCCGGATGATTCAATATTTGGTAGATGAACTAAGAGCTCTCATTGGAAACACTG GTGACTTGGAAGTTGACCGTCTGTTAACTGAAATAGACGACGCAGTTAAACTGCTTCCATTTCTGGTGGAGAAGGACAAAACAGCGACTGCTTCACGGGACATCGAACAAGCTTTACAACCATACAAGGTCGAAAATGATCAATTACGAAG AAGGCTTCTGATAGCCCACCAAAAGCTTAAAGAAGGTTCCTTAAAGAAGTACGAAGACAAGTCTTCCGTGAAGACAGACTTAGCTTTTGAAT TGGCAGCTTGCAGATCTGTAAATGGTGTTTTACAAAAGCAACTCACAGAAGAGAAAAATAACAAGGAGATGATAATTAGACACAGAGATCAACTATCTCAG AATCTAAGCGAACTtcaagaagaaaagaagaagttTTTGGATATTTTATCAAACAAG GGACAAGACTTCCTGCGATTAAAACGAGAATGGCAACAAGATACGTCAAAATTGACAGTAG aaaacaAGAAGCTACAAGCAGACCTTGAAGCTCTTCAGCTGTCTACCGAAGCGGAAAAGAAAGAGATCAGTATATTGAACCtttctttgaaacaaaaagacgCAGAAATCGACAGGCTTAAAGAGCTGACCGG AGGTCTCCAACAATCCTTGACTCGCTTATTGTCGGACATACAACAATTTCAGCCAAAGGACTTCCTAAAGACCGGCTTGTTACATACTAAGGGCATTGCATTTGATGGCTTGGATGAACGCATTGGAAGCAGCACCAAGACTAC AGGGCAAACAACTGCCTTGAAGCTACTACCTCTTGATGATGTGCCGTTTGCAGAGCGACGTGATGGTAATTCTTCAACTCCAAATACGGCATCGTCCGCTGGAAACCCTTCGACAGTTGGCCGAAATGAGGAGTTTTTATTAAATGAAACGCGAAATCGTCGTTCTGTTGcgcaaagaaaacatttgcgTTTTGCTGATGGACCATCGTCACATCCGAAGCCCGAGTTCTCGTTAACCAGCGGACTCTCCCCTGAAGCTGTTAAGGGAAGCGAGGGTTCGGTAGAGTTTTTCGAGGGGTCTTCTAATACAGACAGCTTCAGTTCGCCCAGTGTGTTGGAGATAAAGGATTTAGAAGACGTGCAAATAGATGGCGAAGTATCGCCTCTTTCGTCAGGAGAGGATGAAGATTTCAGGAAAGGACTCGAGAATCTCGACGCCAACATAGCAAGAATACAGAAAAGTTTGCGAGAAACtgctttgaaaacatga
- the LOC137984822 gene encoding cytochrome c oxidase assembly factor 1 homolog gives MVNADSLKKIAICGAAISCLGAAFFHHRIQANIASQDYYKKSVEALRGHRLASDTIGKPIRIPYLNLARNDIRVNHRTAQVVIPVRGSKASGNLYSFATRKEEEGWVLERVELEVGPECNRIKILPAE, from the exons ATGGTTAATGCTGACTCActcaaaaaaattgcaatatgTGGAGCTGCTATTTCTTGTTTAGGAGCAGCCTTTTTTCATCACAGAATACAAG CAAACATAGCATCTCAGGACTATTACAAGAAATCAGTTGAGGCACTGAGGGGTCATCGGCTTGCATCAGATACTATTGGAAAACCTATCAGAATACCTTATCTAAATCTAGCAAGGAATGATATCAGAGTTAACCATAGGACTGCTCAG GTTGTCATTCCAGTGAGAGGAAGTAAAGCATCGGGAAATCTGTATTCATTTGccacaagaaaagaagaagaagg ATGGGTGCTGGAAAGAGTGGAGCTTGAAGTAGGCCCAGAATGTAACAGGATAAAGATCCTGCCAGCAGAGTAA